A window of the Falco biarmicus isolate bFalBia1 chromosome 10, bFalBia1.pri, whole genome shotgun sequence genome harbors these coding sequences:
- the SLC2A10 gene encoding solute carrier family 2, facilitated glucose transporter member 10: MGRALLVLLLSATVSLLGGLIFGYELGVISGALLQLQIDFHLSCFKQEVLVSALLIGALLASLVGGILIDRHGRRRAILVSNLVLLVGSLVLTLARSFTGLVVGRMTVGFAISVSSMACCIYVSEMVAAHQRGLLVSLYEAGITVGILLSYALNYIFADVGEGWRYMFGLAIAPTAMQFLSILFLPVNPVKLSLWDSDCQKGLIQLQDTEDRAAAKREPYKEKDYSFLDLFRTRDNMRRRTLVGLGLVLFQQFTGQPNVLGYASKIFHSVGFQSNSSAILASVGLGAIKVVATLVAMAFADKAGRRVLLMAGCVVMAISVTTIGLTSRLAPLAMARDCKAAADPNASHSFTQHPLTSVSSPPAVSPIPPALGAVRHQAGSGFAATRSLTKAFASTQSREVVPDSSLTQTRGLVGQSKKETVESTGPPFSGAPWVEHMVLNWITLLSMMAFVSAFSIGFGPMTWLVLSEIYPAGIRGRAFAFCNSFNWAANLLISLSFLDLIDAIGFSWMFLLYGLMGLMAVIFIYLFVPETKGQSLEEIDQQFCRKRAWEGNMFKQRRGRGASCTHAQYRRVEHASST, encoded by the exons ATGG GTCGTGCGCTGCTGGTCCTCCTCTTGTCTGCAACAGTGTCTCTCCTGGGCGGGCTGATATTTGGATATGAGCTGGGGGTTATCTCCGGTGCACTGCTGCAGTTGCAGATAGACTTTCACCTCAGCTGCTTCAAGCAAGAAGTTCTCGTGAGCGCCCTCCTTATCGGAGCTCTCCTTGCCTCGCTGGTGGGGGGGATCCTCATTGACCGCCATGGACGGAGGAGAGCAATCCTGGTCAGCAACTTGGTCCTGTTGGTTGGCAGCCTTGTTCTCACACTGGCGAGGTCATTTACCGGGCTGGTCGTTGGGCGCATGACCGTGGGCTTTGCCATCTCTGTGTCATCCATGGCCTGCTGCATCTACGTCTCAGAAATGGTGGCTGCTCACCAGCGAGGGCTGCTGGTGTCTCTCTACGAAGCGGGCATCACTGTAGGCATCCTGCTGTCCTACGCGCTGAATTACATCTTTGCGGATGTGGGTGAGGGCTGGAGGTACATGTTTGGCCTGGCCATCGCCCCAACGGCCATGCAGTTCCTCAGCATCCTCTTTCTCCCTGTGAACCCTGTTAAGTTAAGCTTGTGGGACTCAGACTGCCAGAAGGGCCTCATTCAGTTGCAGGACACTgaggacagagcagcagcaaagcgGGAGCCCTATAAGGAGAAGGATTACTCATTTCTTGACCTTTTCAGGACAAGAGACAATATGAGGAGGCGGACTCTGGtgggcctggggctggtgctcTTCCAGCAGTTCACTGGGCAGCCCAATGTGCTGGGCTATGCTTCCAAAATTTTCCACTCAGTGGGGTTCCAGAGCAACTCCTCAGCAATCCTGGcctctgttgggctgggggcaATCAAGGTGGTGGCCACGCTTGTCGCGATGGCCTTTGCAGACAAGGCTGGCAGGAGAGTGCTGCTCATGGCTGGCTGTGTGGTGATGGCCATCTCCGTCACCACCATTGGCCTCACCAGCCGCCTTGCTCCGCTGGCCATGGCCAGggactgcaaagcagctgcagaccCCAATGCATCCCACAGCTTCACCCAGCACCCCCTGACCTCTGTATCCTCTCCGCCTGCTGTGTCACCCATCCCACCAGCACTAGGTGCTGTCAGACATCAGGCGGGCTCTGGTTTTGCTGCCACGAGGAGCCTTACAAAGGCTTTTGCCAGTACTCAAAGCAGAGAGGTTGTTCCCGATTCTTCCCTCACTCAGACAAGGGGCTTGGTAGGTCAGTCCAAGAAAGAGACGGTGGAAAGCACAGGCCCTCCTTTCAGTGGTGCTCCCTGGGTGGAACATATGGTCTTAAATTGGATTACGCTGCTGAGCATGATGGCTTTTGTGAGCGCCTTCTCAATTGGATTCGGACCAA TGACCTGGCTGGTCCTCAGTGAGATCTACCCTGCTGGGATAAGAGGAAGAGCCTTTGCCTTCTGTAACAGCTTTAACTGGGCTGCTAATTTACTGATCAGCCTCTCCTTCCTGGACCTTATTG ATGCCATCGGCTTCTCTTGGATGTTTCTTCTCTATGGACTGATGGGACTGATGGCTGTTATATTCATTTACCTTTTTGTTCCGGAAACAAAAGGACAGTCCTTAGAGGAGATAGACCAGCAGTTCTGCAGGAAACG GGCGTGGGAAGGAAACATGTTCAAGCAGAGACGTGGAAGAGGAGCTAGCTGCACACACGCACAGTACCGGAGAGTGGAGCACGCCAGCAGCACATGA